Proteins encoded by one window of Procambarus clarkii isolate CNS0578487 chromosome 92, FALCON_Pclarkii_2.0, whole genome shotgun sequence:
- the LOC123775052 gene encoding uncharacterized protein, with protein sequence MPVLQDLWLTMTTILVTTLLCMAYRPRQISSRIKQQGMCGNATLVADLIRKGNCRPVEQPVPVPIPSGYESVTPAVVMVTRCQGLSCYPSSYSCIPLYVTDLIIPVYAHAHRRTRTCMEVKVEQHTGCRCACDRTCPVNQVLNNTDECACVCDSKEQEMCEVRQRLWDATTCSCVCPPALVSQCSSGEVFIPELCRCELY encoded by the exons ATGCCTGTACTCCAGGACCTGTGGTTGACCATGACCACAATCCTCGTCACTACTCTACTGTGTATGGCCTACAGGCCTAGACAAATCTCCTCCAggataaagcaacaag GTATGTGTGGGAACGCCACGTTAGTGGCAGACCTCATCCGGAAGGGAAATTGTCGGCCCGTGGAGCAACCGGTGCCAGTGCCTATCCCCAGTGGCTACGAGTCT GTGACTccagctgtggtgatggtgaccaGGTGTCAGGGTCTAAGCTGCTATCCCAGCTCCTacagctgcatccctctctacgtCACCGACCTCATCATCCCG GTGTACGCCCACGCCCACAGGAGAACCAGAACCTGCATGGAGGTGAAGGTGGAACAGCACACAGGCTGCCGCTGTGCCTGTGATAGAACCTGTCCTGTCAACCAG GTGCTTAATAATACGGATGAGTGCGCATGCGTGTGCGACTCAAAGGAACAAGAGATGTGCGAGGTGCGTCAGCGCCTGTGGGACGCCACCACGTGCTCCTGCGTCTGCCCGCCCGCACTCGTCTCCCAGTGCTCGTCCGGGGAGGTCTTTATCCCGGAGCTGTGCAG GTGTGAGCTGTACTGA
- the LOC123775051 gene encoding chaoptin, producing MEWLYFTWVLAAWAAAGGGRWWGAHTQHLTSTACPSWEGSRWCPCYHFDDGVFLECSMVSLATVARVVGLVQHPVKSLSVYELEGNVTSLPPGIFSQSAGVSSLQISHSRLQYVSDGSFRGLEGSLQSLTITYSHISTVPKAALQKLSKLRALDLEANNITELQSYSFLNMNLVSLNLKDNGLRLISEYAFDGLEDTLEELNIMNNKLKQLPIPALTRLCKLHTLKATWNHISDVVSDGYSRLPALQMLDLSSNHFTELSSSSLATMPALTSLSLYMNQILHVAGDSFIQNSGLQTLYMSHNNIMSLAPETFTYTIFVRVIDLGGNHLHSISNGLFNNLPDLQEVFLGNNNILKISNNTFTNSSKISVLYLQDNEIHSIESGAFVNLELLFDLHLSSNNLVEIPANLFSNTRILNSLSLDYNRISSLAVATFSRLSELRELRLQNNRLTKIERGIFSPLPNLLELHLQDNLINFIATEAFSSLGKLQHLNLEGNRLIELPDALSQFPANLITLKFSKNLINIIHTDAFRGQNKLEIFWLSDNNLTSVEVALLSDLSLLQELYMENNQISIIEDKSFQSMKNLKLLSLSNNILQHISSELFEGLVSLERLYIDNNKVTDIKPHSFENMRKLRELDLSNNQILVVRRNMFEGNLPLQTLSLEGSMISEIDPNAFSSLRQLEELNLRRNMLAHLNKLYINVHSLRNLNLADNKFEIVEEDCLYSSPNIDTLDLSGCGFFRLPPHLLAEATELRSLNLARNNFRDLKPVFFRKLRKLRDLNLSLNNLNYTIMASLGGLHELEVLRLNGNPLGELREPVHEMISLQELHLSETHLKRMDNTVFNRFKQLKSLDLSNNRLLELIPGIFEGLCIEKLSLADNLFTQIPNAMFLDGMMGLRALNMSGNPLRRVTGTLVSGGPPLMGLEELEAERTNLTMLTSHDLQLTPALRSLNLAQASISNISPGTFRNLTHLTDLNLALNCLQVLPRERLRGLKSLSFLNLTGNTLKKLEQLPPGAHSIKVLDISGNMLTGLTQATFKHGASIEVLLLGSNWITSIHQRAFAPLVHLQHLDLSNNYLEGLETATLEPIERNLETLQLGGNPLICGCGVKDLWAWLQDHLSYIPDPSSIVCSLPKLVSGQSFLLLSASSFCPQPLIVRLAVQDIQSHSLLVSWQATNISTIYGFKVSFRETTGDGQVIGGLKTQNLPATPKTHLLKGLRPTTDYLVCVEGLAAAPTTPATSRATLNHNHQLNQHTQNVYINQPDMATKCLRVKTQEPPPPEIVLNNRLAIVIGASLGITIFFVAGAIICCCQMCKDRREAAKRDTAPPGQDYLSYRQFSVQGTEATTTVAAAAPREEHTEC from the exons ATGGAGTGGCTGTACTTCACCTGGGTGCTGGCGGCGTgggcggcagcaggagggggaaggtggtggggcgcCCATACCCAGCACCTCACCAGCACCGCCTGCCCCAGCTGGGAGGGCAGCCGCTGGTGCCCCTGCTACCACTTCGATGACGGAGTCTTCCTCGAGTGCTCCATGGTCTCCCTGGCCACGGTGGCCAGAGTCGTGGGACTCGTCCAGCACCCGGTTAAATCCCTCAGCGTATATGAGCTGGAAGGCAACGTGACCTCTCTTCCGCCTGGAATCTTCAGCCAGAGTGCCGGGGTTTCCAGCTTGCAGATCTCCCATtccaggctccagtatgtctctgacGGCAGTTTCCGGGGGCTGGAGGGCTCCCTGCAGAGCTTGACTATCACCTACAGTCATATTTCCACCGTCcctaaagctgcacttcaaaagcTTTCCAAACTTAGAGCTTTAGATCTGGAAGCCAACAACATTACTGAACTACAAAGTTACAGTTTTCTCAATATGAACTTGGTCAGTCTGAACCTGAAGGATAATGGTCTCAGACTAATATCAGAATACGCCTTCGACGGCCTGGAAGACACTTTAGAAGAGCTCAATATCATGAACAACAAACTCAAGCAGCTTCCAATACCGGCGTTGACGCGACTCTGTAAACTCCACACGCTGAAGGCCACCTGGAACCACATCTCCGACGTGGTGAGCGACGGTTACTCCAGACTGCCGGCCCTCCAGATGCTGGACCTCAGTAGCAATCACTTCACAGAGCTCTCCAGCAGCAGCCTCGCCACCATGCctgccctcacctccctctccctctatatGAACCAGATCCTTCATGTGGCTGGCGACAGCTTCATACAGAACTCTGGGTtgcagacgttgtatatgagtcacaataacattatGAGCCTCGCTCCGGAGACGTTTACTTACACCATCTTCGTGAGAGTGATTGACCTCGGGGGCAACCACCTTCACTCCATCAGCAACGGCCTCTTCAATAACCTTCCAGACCTTCAAGAAGTGTTCCTAGGCAATAACAACATCCTAAAAATCTCTAACAACACTTTTACTAACTCCAGCAAGATTTCAGTTTTGTATCTCCAAGATAACGAGATCCATTCCATCGAGAGCGGCGCCTTTGTCAACCTGGAACTCTTATTTGATCTCCACCTGAGCTCCAACAACTTGGTGGAGATCCCAGCTAATCTCTTCTCAAATACTCGCATACTAAACTCTTTAAGTTTGGACTATAACAGAATCTCGTCTCTAGCAGTTGCAACATTCTCTCGCCTCTCGGAGCTGAGGGAGCTCAGGCTGCAAAACAACAGGTTGACCAAAATTGAAAGAGGCATCTTCTCCCCGTTGCCCAACCTCCTGGAACTTCACCTACAGGATAACCTAATCAACTTCATTGCCACAGAGGCCTTCTCTTCACTGGGTAAGTTGCAGCACTTAAACTTGGAGGGTAATCGTCTGATTGAACTGCCTGATGCTTTAAGTCAGTTTCCTGCAAATCTGATAACTTTAAAATTTTCTAAGAATTTAATAAATATTATCCACACGGATGCCTTTAGGGGACAAAATAAGCTAGAAATATTTTGGCTTAGTGATAATAACCTCACGAGTGTAGAAGTTGCCTTATTAAGTGATCTATCTTTACTACAAGAACTGTACATGGAGAATAACCAGATCAGCATCATTGAAGACAAGTCCTTCCAAAGCATGAAAAACCTGAAGTTGTTATCACTATCCAACAATATCCTACAACATATCAGCTCAGAATTATTTGAGGGTCTCGTATCTCTTGAGAGACTTTATATAGACAATAACAAAGTCACTGACATAAAGCCACACTCTTTCGAGAACATGAGAAAACTTCGGGAGCTAGATTTATCCAACAATCAGATTCTTGTCGTACGACGAAACATGTTTGAAGGGAACCTCCCGCTACAGACACTAAGCCTAGAGGGATCCATGATTAGTGAGATCGATCCTAACGCCTTCAGCAGCCTTCGGCAGCTAGAGGAGCTCAACCTCCGACGCAACATGCTGGCTCACCTCAACAAGCTGTACATTAACGTGCATAGCCTCAGGAATCTTAATCTTGCTGACAACAAGTTTGAGATCGTCGAAGAAGACTGTCTCTACAGCTCACCCAACATCGACACACTTGATCTCAGTGGCTGTGGCTTCTTTAGGCTTCCGCCTCACTTACTGGCTGAAGCGACGGAACTTAGGTCACTAAACTTAGCCAGAAACAACTTCAGAGATCTGAAACCTGTGTTTTTCCGGAAATTAAGAAAATTGAGAGATCTGAATCTATCGTTGAATAACTTGAACTATACTATAATGGCTTCCTTGGGGGGACTCCATGAGCTCGAGGTACTCAGACTAAATGGAAATCCTTTAGGTGAACTGAGGGAGCCTGTGCACGAGATGATAAGTCTTCAGGAGCTCCATCTATCTGAAACACACTTAAAGAGGATGGATAACACTGTTTTCAACAGATTCAAACAACTAAAATCTCTCGATCTGTCAAACAACCGCCTGTTGGAGCTCATTCCTGGAATCTTCGAAGGTCTATGCATTGAAAAGCTTAGCCTAGCCGACAATTTGTTCACCCAAATCCCCAACGCCATGTTTTTGGATGGCATGATGGGTCTGCGGGCGCTCAATATGTCAGGTAACCCACTGAGGCGGGTGACGGGAACTCTTGTTTCCGGCGGTCCTCCTCTGATGGGTCTCGAAGAACTGGAAGCTGAGAGAACCAACTTGACGATGTTGACAAGCCACGACCTGCAGCTGACGCCCGCCCTGCGCTCGCTCAACCTAGCACAGGCCTCCATCTCCAACATTTCACCTGGAACCTTCAGAAACCTAACTCACCTCACGGACCTCAACCTCGCCCTCAACTGCTTGCAGGTACTGCCGAGGGAGCGGCTTAGAGGCCTCAAGTCACTCTCTTTCCTTAACCTGACGGGCAACACCCTCAAGAAGCTTGAACAGCTGCCTCCAGGAGCACATTCAATCAAG GTCCTTGATATCTCTGGCAACATGCTGACCGGGTTGACGCAGGCCACCTTCAAGCACGGAGCCTCCATCGAGGTCCTTCTCCTTGGGTCCAACTGGATCACTTCTATCCACCAGCGAGCCTTTGCTCCATTGGTTCATCTCCAGCACTTGGATCTCTCCAACAATTACCTGGAGGGGCTGGAAACAGCGACACTAGAACCCATAGAAAGGAATCTGGAAACGCTGCAGCTTGGGGGGAATCCTTTgatatgtgggtgtggggtgaaGGATCTGTGGGCGTGGCTTCAGGATCACCTATCTTACATACCAGACCCTTCCTCCATCGTCTGCAGTCTTCCAAAG TTGGTGAGCGGACAGTCGTTCCTGCTGCTGTCGGCGTCGTCGTTCTGCCCTCAGCCGCTGATCGTGCGCTTGGCTGTACAGGACATCCAGAGCCACTCCCTCCTCGTCTCCTGGCAggccaccaacatctccaccatcTACGGCTTTAAG GTGTCCTTCAGAGAGACCACTGGAGATGGGCAGGTGATTGGTGGACTCAAGAcccagaacctgccagctacgCCGAAGACCCACCTCCTGAAGGGTCTGCGGCCCACCACCGactacctggtgtgtgtggagggcctGGCGGCGGCCCCCACCACCCCGGCCACCAGCAGGGCCACtctcaaccacaaccatcaactcAACCAACACACGCAGAACGTCTATATCAACCAGCCG gACATGGCGACCAAGTGTCTGCGGGTGAAGACGCAGGAGCCACCTCCACCGGAGATAGTGCTCAACAACCGCCTGGCCATCGTCATCGGGGCGTCGCTCGGCATCACCATATTCTTCGTGGCCGGAGCCATCATCTGCTGCTGCCAGATGTGCAAGGACAGGAGGGAGGCGGCCAAGCGAGACACCGCCCCGCCTGGTCAGGACTACCTCTCCTACAGGCAGTTCTCCGTCCAGGGCACCgaggccaccaccaccgtcgccgCCGCCGCCCCCCGCGAGGAACACACCGAGTGCTAG
- the LOC138359650 gene encoding uncharacterized protein: protein MVRAMEVTQVETGAEVRAMEVTQVEPGAEVRAMEGTQVEPGTEVRGMEDTQVETGAEVRAMEVTQVEPGAEVRAMEGTQVEPGTEVRAMESTQVEPGTGVRAMEVTQVEPGAEVRGMEGTQVETGAEVRAMEGTQVEPGTEVRAMEGTQVEPGAEVRAMEGTQVEPGAEVRGMEDTQVEPGAEVRAMESTQVEPGTGVRTMEDTQVEPGKLRFSYTDSAWMAAEAA, encoded by the exons ATGGTGAGGGCCATGGAGGTTACACAGGTGGAGACAGGTGCAGAGGTGAGGGCCATGGAGGTTACACAAGTGGAGCCAGGTGCAGAGGTGAGGGCCATGGAGGGTACACAGGTGGAGCCAGGTACAGAGGTGAGGGGCATGGAGGATACACAGGTGGAGACAGGTGCAGAGGTGAGGGCCATGGAGGTTACACAAGTGGAGCCAGGTGCAGAGGTGAGGGCCATGGAGGGTACACAGGTGGAGCCAGGTACAGAGGTGAGGGCCATGGAGAGTACACAGGTGGAACCTGGGACAGGGGTGAGGGCCATGGAGGTTACACAGGTGGAGCCAGGTGCAGAGGTGAGGGGCATGGAGGGTACACAGGTGGAGACAGGTGCAGAGGTGAGGGCCATGGAGGGTACACAGGTGGAGCCAGGTACAGAGGTGAGGGCCATGGAGGGTACACAAGTGGAGCCAGGTGCAGAGGTGAGGGCCATGGAGGGTACACAGGTGGAGCCAGGTGCAGAGGTGAGGGGCATGGAGGATACACAGGTGGAGCCAGGTGCAGAGGTGAGGGCCATGGAGAGTACACAGGTGGAACCTGGGACAGGGGTGAggaccatggaggatacacaagtggaGCCAGGTAAACTCAGATTCTCATATACAG ATTCAGCATGGATGGCAGCCGAGGCCGCCTAG